The following nucleotide sequence is from Bactrocera oleae isolate idBacOlea1 chromosome 2, idBacOlea1, whole genome shotgun sequence.
CCAAGATACCCATCTCTGCCGACTattttatgtacaatattagtaaatattagcagaacatttaataatttttctgtgGAATTTGGCTTTTACTGTCCGCCTGGTTTATAAATTGCTTGCTACTGCATCAGTCAACGTCGTTGTTGTCGGCTTGAATTTGTGCGCTATGACAGCCGTCAAACGGTGGTGAACGAGCCTAAGCTCATTCACAATAAATATCAAAAGCACTTCAAATTTTAACCAGATCTATACCTGTTAGTCAACTATCGGTTaagtaatttgttaattttcagAGAGTGCTACCAGAGATTTCTGTTTAAatttctatgagtttcttaaggacgaattaataaaacaaaccgAGCTCTGGTGTACGTGTGATCGTCATTCCTTTCTAACGCACAGGGCTTATGAGTTGCACCGGGTTTTTGTATTAGTTTtccagcaaatttttttaatgtattggGATATACGTTGGTTGCGGGGAATGtatgctaataaaaaaaaattaagtacatTCCAACTAAATAAATGGATAATTCTATTAACCAAAATTCATCCACTTTAACTAAACCCtgtgtttttataaataaaacgtaTTAAAACTACTGTTGTGCaattggaaaattaaattaaataatatttaatttgtgcctcctttattgtgttttttacataaaatgacGTTCTTTTTCAAACCCCCACCTAATTTGATTCCTTATTTAAGCCTACATCTAGTGGGCATAATAGCCGTGCCCATCGTTACCCATGTATTCTGTCCAACGCTGCGTCTGTATATCATCCAGCTCAGAGCACACCTGACCCTTTAGTAGCGTATGACACGTACAAGTAATGCTAATTCGTGTCACGATTAATTGCGATTCATATTTTGGCACATGCGGTGTAACGTTCACTAGGCGATCGCTTAGACATTGCTTAAGGAATTGCTTTCGCAGTATACGTAGATTGTCTAATGTGTAACCTTGATTATTAAGAGGGAACAATATATTAGCTATTTGATCAAAACACAATAGTTCAGTTCCGTACTTTTATAAGCACTTATCTTTTCTTCGACGCAATTGAGATCCTGGGGCATAAAAAGGGGGGGATACGTCTCTGACTCACGTATATTTAATACGAAAGCAAAATCCACAGAAGAACGTGTCCCGTTTAGCGTCTTCAACAACACCCCCGCAGATGAGATTGAGGATAGAAACCATTCATCGGACTCATCGTTAGATGATGGACTAGCAGAAGGCGCGTCCGTATCGTCCGTCATAGCCGTTTGTGCAATGTCATCACGTCTTAGACGACTACGTTTACTTTTTTTGTTCGTATCATACCGGTTTGTCGAATAATCGTATTTGTGTGACTCTTTAATCGCGTCACGCTCCTCTTTTTCCATTTCCAGATCCCATAAGCTAAGTGGCTCCCGCTTGTCTAAGTTATTTTGTGGCTCATCCCCGCTGGGTACGGTTTGCGTAGTATTCTTCTCATCTTCAAAGGTTGTAATGTCACTACGCACATCGCGATTGCCGGGATATTTCGTGCGCAAGCGTATAGGATGTGCATTCTGCGGTACTAGTTGTGGCACTTCATTGTCAGCGTAGAGCGTGTCGTATTCTTCGGGCAAACGCGCGTCCACCACGGACTCGTAGTCCTTgtgctaaaataaataaagtttgtcTCGGTTGAAGATAAAGGAAGGAATAAAAATAGCCTACCACCTCACGCAATTGTTCGTTGCCATTGGCGGCATAACCTCCGCCATAGTAATTAGTATAGCTATTTTGTTTGGAGGGCTCATAAACATTTTCGGCAGGTATTTCATTATTTGGTAGTATATCCTGCAGTATCTCCTGATCGAACATCGGATTTCTCAGTGCATTTGCCTTATAAGGTGGCTGATTTTGATGCTTTGTTGCCTTCTCTAGCTTTTCTAAATCAGCGCTGATTGCGATTTTCTTTAGCAGCTCCTCTCGATTTGCTAACAGTTTTTTGAACAATTTAGGATGCTTTAAAGGGGACTTCGAGTTCTGTTTGGCATATTGTGGACGTTGTGTGCGGTTGAGGTGCACCTCAATGTCATCTTAACCGGCAATTAAAAGACCAAAcattcaaataatatatttttatgaaacccTGACAatacatgtagatatgtatgtatgtaactagtTATTAACCTGTGCTAAAAATCACTGCTCCTGGTGGTTCGATGTGTCGTGCAATTGCATAAAGTTTCAGCACAGTCGAAGTATTGTATCGCAAACGACAAGTGTCTGCGCGTGATTGTAAAATAATATCACTGTCTGAAATAcgattgtaaaatgtaaataaaaaacaagtctTCACCGGACTGTTTATATAGGTCTTACCTGGTATAAATTCATAAGCATCTTTCGCGTTATTCTTATCCCTGCATTGCATTTGCCAATGCAAAAAGAAGTCGCCACCAAAATTCTGCGATACCGAGACACCACCCAACAAGCTATTTGAACCACCGGAATCAGTCATCATCGCACCTAATAAGGGTTTGCCCGTTTCACCATCCAGAATGGTGGTTTGCGAATAATAATATACTGGAAAACCCGGTCCAGTATTATATTTCACCATAAAATCGGTCACATTGTCATTATTGAAATGTCCTGGCACAATTGCGCTAACGCTTTCACTTGCCGGAAAAGTGTAATTCCACAACATACTGAAATTACGCCCATCGAAGGCATATACCGACGAATTAAAAGATGCTGCCACAATATCCGGAATGTGATCTCCCGTTATATCGGTAACCACTGCTGGCACCATCACGCCAGAATGCTTATTTTGAAACAGAGGTGTAAATTCCTTTTCACTCGTAAATTGCATAAGGGAAAGTAAGCGTATTGTATAGATACCACCGGGTGTATTTTGACCACCGGTGATGATCATTAGCAGTTCAGTGCCATCCTCTTTAGTGAGCATCTGCACAGGGACAAATACTTCCTCTTTGAACGGCGTTGGTATGGTTCGTATGACTTTACCCTTTTTGCCAGAAATCACTTTAATATGACCCGCTTTGGACTCTTCGCGCTCTTCGAGATGTGCTGCCAGTATATCCGAGATTTCGTCACCATCTAAATCACGTATGACATTTATTGTGTAAAGATCCATTACGATAGGCGAGTTGGTCTCCACTTCGACCTCACGAAACTCCCAAATGCTAGAGCCACTACGACCATTGATGGCAAATATCATCTGTGggagaaatatttcaaattaagaacGAATAGGCTGCGGTTGTTCTACAAGTACAACAATCTATTCTAAAAAACTTTGCCGGTGTCAGTACCAATGATATATACGGCCTTGCCATGTTATAAAATCAGGGTATTTTTGTAGGTATTACATTAAATTGCAGTGCCTTAAGCTCCGCTTCATTACGAAACAACACTTACACCCAACCTGCCTGCGGCTACACAATCTGGATAGCCATCAAGGTCAATATCCAATGTACACAATAGAGAGAAAACATTCGCCACACTCCATGTCTGCCAGAGTAAACTGCCGGTAGCGCCATTTATAGCAATCACTCCACCTTCACAAGGCACCTCTTCGTCACCTTGAGCGGACTTGCACTTCGGCAACGTAAAACCCTCGTACTGGATGTTGTCATCTGAAACAGCAAGAGATGAACACAAGTATGGAAGGTTATCAATTAAGCTACGCACCAACACCGAATCCGAAAATGATATCAGCAATGTCATCTCCATTTAAGTCGGCCTTACGTACTGGACTCTCGCTGTTCATGCGAGGAAAAGTTCGCAACCACAAGCGTTGCACGCTAATTTGTGTACAGGCCACAAATTCAGTGCGCATACTACTACCATATGCCTGCGATTGGCCACCACCCGCATAAGCTTTACCCGGCGGAGCTGCGGGCTCGCGTTTCAGCCACACTTTAATACGCTGCAATGGTATGGGAAACATAGTCAGAATGAGCGCTGCGAGGCTTATCAAGGCAATAAGGACAGTTAGGGCGGCAAGACCGTAGCAAAAAGGCTCACAGCAACGCCAACAACGACGATGCTTCATCATAATTGGCACCGAATTGtgcatttttccatttttacgACGTGGTGCC
It contains:
- the LOC106615926 gene encoding uncharacterized protein isoform X1; this translates as MIKMRPYVPSNRIAIRDSIDEEISDDVDDDVFIKDARTAKLSEEKGLKRPLMAPRRKNGKMHNSVPIMMKHRRCWRCCEPFCYGLAALTVLIALISLAALILTMFPIPLQRIKVWLKREPAAPPGKAYAGGGQSQAYGSSMRTEFVACTQISVQRLWLRTFPRMNSESPVRKADLNGDDIADIIFGFGVDDNIQYEGFTLPKCKSAQGDEEVPCEGGVIAINGATGSLLWQTWSVANVFSLLCTLDIDLDGYPDCVAAGRLGMIFAINGRSGSSIWEFREVEVETNSPIVMDLYTINVIRDLDGDEISDILAAHLEEREESKAGHIKVISGKKGKVIRTIPTPFKEEVFVPVQMLTKEDGTELLMIITGGQNTPGGIYTIRLLSLMQFTSEKEFTPLFQNKHSGVMVPAVVTDITGDHIPDIVAASFNSSVYAFDGRNFSMLWNYTFPASESVSAIVPGHFNNDNVTDFMVKYNTGPGFPVYYYSQTTILDGETGKPLLGAMMTDSGGSNSLLGGVSVSQNFGGDFFLHWQMQCRDKNNAKDAYEFIPDSDIILQSRADTCRLRYNTSTVLKLYAIARHIEPPGAVIFSTDDIEVHLNRTQRPQYAKQNSKSPLKHPKLFKKLLANREELLKKIAISADLEKLEKATKHQNQPPYKANALRNPMFDQEILQDILPNNEIPAENVYEPSKQNSYTNYYGGGYAANGNEQLREVHKDYESVVDARLPEEYDTLYADNEVPQLVPQNAHPIRLRTKYPGNRDVRSDITTFEDEKNTTQTVPSGDEPQNNLDKREPLSLWDLEMEKEERDAIKESHKYDYSTNRYDTNKKSKRSRLRRDDIAQTAMTDDTDAPSASPSSNDESDEWFLSSISSAGVLLKTLNGTRSSVDFAFVLNIRESETYPPLFMPQDLNCVEEKISAYKSYTLDNLRILRKQFLKQCLSDRLVNVTPHVPKYESQLIVTRISITCTCHTLLKGQVCSELDDIQTQRWTEYMGNDGHGYYAH
- the LOC106615926 gene encoding uncharacterized protein isoform X2; amino-acid sequence: MIKMRPYVPSNRIAIRDSIDEEISDDVDDDVFIKDARTAKLSEEKGLKRPLMAPRRKNGKMHNSVPIMMKHRRCWRCCEPFCYGLAALTVLIALISLAALILTMFPIPLQRIKVWLKREPAAPPGKAYAGGGQSQAYGSSMRTEFVACTQISVQRLWLRTFPRMNSESPVRKADLNGDDIADIIFGFGVDDNIQYEGFTLPKCKSAQGDEEVPCEGGVIAINGATGSLLWQTWSVANVFSLLCTLDIDLDGYPDCVAAGRLGMIFAINGRSGSSIWEFREVEVETNSPIVMDLYTINVIRDLDGDEISDILAAHLEEREESKAGHIKVISGKKGKVIRTIPTPFKEEVFVPVQMLTKEDGTELLMIITGGQNTPGGIYTIRLLSLMQFTSEKEFTPLFQNKHSGVMVPAVVTDITGDHIPDIVAASFNSSVYAFDGRNFSMLWNYTFPASESVSAIVPGHFNNDNVTDFMVKYNTGPGFPVYYYSQTTILDGETGKPLLGAMMTDSGGSNSLLGGVSVSQNFGGDFFLHWQMQCRDKNNAKDAYEFIPDSDIILQSRADTCRLRYNTSTVLKLYAIARHIEPPGAVIFSTDDIEVHLNRTQRPQYAKQNSKSPLKHPKLFKKLLANREELLKKIAISADLEKLEKATKHQNQPPYKANALRNPMFDQEILQDILPNNEIPAENVYEPSKQNSYTNYYGGGYAANGNEQLREHKDYESVVDARLPEEYDTLYADNEVPQLVPQNAHPIRLRTKYPGNRDVRSDITTFEDEKNTTQTVPSGDEPQNNLDKREPLSLWDLEMEKEERDAIKESHKYDYSTNRYDTNKKSKRSRLRRDDIAQTAMTDDTDAPSASPSSNDESDEWFLSSISSAGVLLKTLNGTRSSVDFAFVLNIRESETYPPLFMPQDLNCVEEKISAYKSYTLDNLRILRKQFLKQCLSDRLVNVTPHVPKYESQLIVTRISITCTCHTLLKGQVCSELDDIQTQRWTEYMGNDGHGYYAH